CCTCCTtgggactgctctcaatccactcctcacccagcctgtatttgtgcttgggattgccccaaaccacgtgcaggaccttgcacttgtccaagaggtttgcacagtcccacctctccagcctgtccaggtccctctggatggcacatcccttccctccagcgtgtcaaccacaccacacagctcagtgtcatcagaaacttgatgagggtgcacttgatcccactgtccgtgtcaccaataTGGACAGTTAATAGCACTGGTCCCCACTCCAACCCCAGAGGAACATCCTTCTGTGATCTAAACTGTCTTGACTTACTGGACTAGACCTTGACTTGGGATTTTTCCAGACTGAAGACAGTGGGTAACAGGAAAGAGATCTAAGGTCCCCTAGGCAAGAACTTGCTTGGAAAATAGGTTGGTTTGGTATTATGTTTTAGCCTCACAGGAGACAAACACTGCCAAAGCACTCTACAAGAGTTCTCTATCCTAACAGAAAGAGGAATATACACAGAAAGCAAATCCATAGTGTTGTGCTCCTAGGGAGAGGAAAGATGCAGACTTTAACAGGCACAAACACCACCCTGGTGCTTGCCGGAAAGCTGATAAGCAGTTCATTAGATCCTCTCTGGGTCAGATATTCAAAGTCAAAACCAGAGTTAAAACACAGtcaaaaacaaagttaaaaaacaCAGATGAAGTTTGAAATCACTTTATTGAAAAATTTCATACAAGAAGAGTCAGTGGCAAAAAAATTCAGGTGTGATACAGCAACACCACAGACAAGTTCCTTACACATCTCAAGCTTAGGCTGATTCCTTTACAGCCACTCTCTCCACATACTCAGCTTTCCAGAGACAAGTGCAGCATCCTGTCATGTCAGTGAGTTTCAGCGCAGCACAGGAAGCAGAGTCTGTCTTGACATCAGATAAGATTAGCTATGGCTCTGATTTTTCCTGTGAGAGGTATGAAAGACCCTGTAGGTCTGTTGAGAGTGCCATTTGCAACAGAAGGCATCATTCCCACCCACCTCAGCTCATTCAAAAAACACTGACTGAAAGTCTGTAACAAAATATTGTGCCaataaaaatcttttataaaACTAGTATAAAAATTTGTTATATATAGCATAAAACTATCAAAAAGTGACTGTGCCAATTTCCCCTTTATACAAAcaggttgggttgttttttttttttaataaaaaaatcacattgcatTAGAAATTCACAAAACATATTGCATCTTTCTGAAATACTCTGTGCAGTAGAAGCCCCATGGGCAGTTACAAGACAGACCATTAGCTCCCCTTTAGTTTCTGCTGTCTCTACAGCAGCTGCCAAGAATTTGGCTCTCACAGTTTTAGGATTCAGAAAGTAGAAAGCTGCAAGATGGCAAACTAAGTGTTTGTAAATCAGTACCATTCCTCCTCAGACAGGAGAAAATCCATCACAGAAATCTCTTGATTAAAAAGATATTACATATTACTTGTTGGTGGTGTCAGTGAGCCAATACAGCTCTGACTGTTTCTATGTCAGTTTTTATTTGCAGTGTACCACTTCATGTGCCAGAGAGGTACCTGCAGCATCTTTCAGTGATTTCTGGTCTAATAAGAACACACATCCGAGCCACAGGAGCAAATAAATTGTCAgttttgtttcataaaaaaaCACTGACAGACACAGGGTTGTCAGCCTGCTGCCTGGAAATAATTAACATTGATTGTTCCCAATTCAGTTTTCAGCAACCTGGGGGGTGTTACATATAAGAGCAATCACTGTCTTGCTCCCTACTTTTCCAGGCTCAAGATTCAAAGCCCCTGCAGCCTTCCTGCACAGCTGTGCAGGTAAGGAGCTGAATCCCCAGGGACTGAAGGTACTGTCGTGTGTGAAACCCACTCTGTATTTGGTCACTTAATCTTCTCAAATAACTCAGCAAGAACTTAGTTACTCTTTGCATAACCTTGGAGAATACCAGGAGTGGGCTTTGCATTTGAGGACATATGAATCAGGTGACTTGCTTCTCTTAAGAAACAGCAGTAACCCATTCAGACAGTTATCGTAAGGAATTTTTTTGTTAggggggatttttgtttgctttctttaacAGAGAGCTGGCAACAGCCAGAGCCCCTCCCTGTACAAAGCGTACAAAGTTATCTCCAGCTAGAGGTCCTAGAGCATAAAGCCCTTTCTCCTGAGTACATTCATAGGTGAATGGGTCAACATCTATGGGGTTCCTCTTTGGATTGACTGGTTGGTCACTGTCCATTGCCAAGTCAATGCCATTATTTGGCAGAAAGGAGAGGTTGGGGTTTGAGCCAGTTAGAACAAGAGCCATGGAAATTTTATAAACTTTCTGGTAGCCATTCTTGTCTTGAAAGATACATTTCTTGTCCTTGCCAAAGGATAGCACATGATGTTCAGGAAGGCTAATGTAACATTCATAGGGCCCAGCACAATCAGCTGACTGTTCTTTCATCATCTGATGGACTTTGTGGTATTCGGGGTACATCATTTTGGGGAGCTGGTTAAAAATAAGACCTGGATCACTGACTCTTCTCCGAAAAACATGGATTACAGGAATATTGCAATGGTGAGCAAAGAGAATTGCATCAGCAGCTGTCAGACCAGCACCTACAATCAAGACTGGATCTGACATGATGCCAATGCTGTTGTCCTTCACTGCTTCCTCTAGGGCAGACAGCTGGTGATGGACATAGGAAAGGTTCTCTCCCTTGACCCCAAGCCAAGTAGGACTATCGTATGTTCCTGTAGCTAAGACCACATTCTCTGCATAGATGGAAAAGGACTCTTTTTCACCTTTCACAGTTTTGAAAAATCCATCCACCTGAAAGACCTCTGTATTCATCTCATTGGTGTTCCAGAGTGAGTCACTGTTCTCCTGCAGAACTTTCTGTCCATGGTTGGAGATGCTCTCTGCACTCACTTTCCTCACAGAGGTCACAACGGTACCACATCTGAAATTCTTCTGCAGTCCTTTCTTCATCACATAGTGTTGGTAATATTGAGCAATGTCTTTCGCTGTGGCTCTATTGTTTCTGAGGCCTCTGTAATATAGTACAACCAAAGGTCAAGAAGCAGTTAAGTAACAGATGGgaatttttcccctcttccactGAATGTATCCTAGAGCCATCTATCCTGGAACTACCAGAGAAGACTTATTTAGTTTCCCTGACTTTAGCAAAGTTATTCCTGATATACAGAGCTAACACTCAGGTCCACAAGCTGTTGAACAGAAGCAGCTTTCTCTAGCATTGATCCCATCCCTAAGAACACAGGTGCTCGTTTATGCCTTCCTCTCACATCCTGCTTCCATTCCATTTTTAACTCCTAGACTTTTTAAGGCTGTTACACATCTCAAGAGCAGAAACACCTCAGGGACTGCACAATAGCTGAGTTGATTATACTTGTCATTAAGGACAGCAGTTGTAGACGCAGAAGTCAGATGACCACGCCTTTTCCAAGCTTTATTAAGAACTCATGGCCACTGTGATCCATCTCCCCAGTGGGTGTTGATAAGGACACATTCCAAGAAGCACTGCAACTTTATCTGCATCACTAAATGCAGAATGAACTTTTACTGGGAGGTGAGAGGGTCTCCTTTCTCTTGCTAGAATCAGCCATAACAGATGGGTAGCTACATTCAAGAAGTTCACTCCACTCCAGGTTCACAAATAACCTCCAGATGTTTGCAAATAATCACACCACAGATATCTTACCTTCTCTTTTGCTTTAGCCAGTCTTTGAATGGGAGATCTGGGAGTCCCATCCATTCCCCTCTGCTCAGGGTAACCATAGAGCCCTCAATAGACTGGAAcaagaaacacagtaaaaattactttaaatgttatttaatgcAAGAAGTAAAATGCAAGTTTGTCATGTTTCAATATGGCATAGATCATGCAATCAGTGATTTCCTCTGTCATGGAGGAAACCATCCATGTTCTCCAAAAACAACAGTGGACTGGAAATATAAATGCctctcatgcttttttttccctttaaactcTTTCTTGTCTATATACACAAAATCAACTGGGGCTGACTGGCATATTAGAGGAGCTTTTGCCCCTCCAGTCAACACATTTGGCTATCTTACAACAGGAAGACCCAAATAGTTAGGCTTCAATTCACATACATGCCAGGCACCTCCAGGAGCATTCCTGCCAAGGACCAGGTGGGGGATGGCTCTGTAAGTCTCATGCCACCATGTGAGGACAGATTCTGCTGTTCCACCAAAGTCTGTGTCTGGACGCTGAAGAGTGTCAAACAGAAGAGCCACAGGGCTGTGGGATCGTCCCTCCAAGCCTTCAGACAGATACTCCAAATCCTAAAAAGAGAGGCAGATCAGATGCTCAAAATGCATGTCCTGCCAGGCAGCAGACTGCTTATTCCTCAAGTATTTCCAAGCAGTCTGATCCTGTGAATCTCATTTACTGGCACAAAGATCCTGTTATTGCCCGAGGACTACCTCAAGCATCTTAGCAGCAATGCTGGCATTTCATACAGGCAGATCTGAACAACTAAAAGCACTTTGCTTAAAGCTCATTCTGTCTGtatactttaaaaattcaaaggAGATTATTATGTGTAAGATACCCCTAGGATGCTTTACTGTGATGTTATACTGTTTCTCTTTACACAAACCTGGTCCAAAATAGAGACATCTGGTGCCTCTTCCAGTTTTCTCTGGAGAATGGGATGAGGATGGAGAGAGTCTCTTTTGAAGTAAGGGGTATAGCCTGACAGCAAATATGAGAGACAGATTCCCGAAGGTCCATTCCCTAAAAAGACACAATGGAGAAGAATTTATATTCCTGCAGATAGAGCAGGCCTTTGAGCAGTGTTTCTAATATCCAGACCGATTCAAAGGATCAACACTGCTGTGGATACAGGGGACTTTATTCCAGATTGACCATTGACCTATTGGATGGAGTTGGGGAAGTCATTTTACCCTGATATGTCCCCTTTTTCTCCTCAGTTGCATCTAATTGCATTGAAAGGTCTTCAGAACTTATTGAAAGCCAGAGGTTAACCTCACCTGAAGCTTGAAGTCTCTACCATGCTGATGAACTGAGTTACTGCTCATTAACCTCTTTAAAGGTTTAGAAACTGGCCACATACTGACTGGGGGCCTCAGCTCTCCTGGACGCACTTTTCACACCAGTGCAGACTAGTTCATTGGACAGAGGGTACAGAGTAAGTCCAGAAAAGAGGGTGACTATTGAAGTGAAGGGGAAACAGCCCTGCTCAGTAAGAAATCCTGTCTAATAAGGGATATTTGGCAATAGCAGTTTTGACTAACTGGTCTTGAGAAAACTTTCAAATGGGAACCAGCCCTACCACGGTACAAAAAAAGTTTCTCTGCCATGCTGAGACAATCCCCCAAAATACAGCACTTCAAAGGGATTGCTAGATGACTGAATTCCTCCTGCTGACCACCCAACAGCCAGTGGAAAAACTTGATATATGTGACTCCAGAGCCCAGTGAGAGTAACCCATGGAAAGTTTTCACATGGCTGTTCTCCAGCACGTTTAATATTTTACAGTGCCTGCATAACTAGGTGTCAGCCTCTCTGGCAGCTCAGACTTTGCTGCTTACTAGTATGTGACTAACTACCATTACATAATGCAGTGACGATCTAGAAGAGGAGAGCTGCAGTGAcacagcagcctgtgctgcatgTGTGAGCAACTGGAGCAAAGACTGCTTCTTGGGGATGTGAGACAGAGGGAGGCTCAGGCTGTAAAAGCTAACAATGAGCTGAGCTATGTGAAGGGCAGTGTGTGCCGCAGCTGGGGCCAAAGTCTGCTGTGCTGAGCAAGGACCAGCAGCTGCAGGTCAGTGTTTGGAATATTCCACTTGCAAGAAAGTTATCCAAAaccaacagaagcagaaattaaaagcaaactaaaCCACAGGTATAGTAAAATATAACacttctcagttttcttctttgctttagGAAGTACAAGGAGGCACCTAAGACAAATTTAATCACCTGAGTGCATGACACTTagcaacacacacagagaatttaCTCTGAACTACATCCAAGTTTGATATGGATGGTCACAAATACAGTTGTGTCTGGGTCTCAAACTATTCTAGAAAGCAACTGCTTTCAtgaggctgccagcacagcagagagCCCACAACCTTCCTGGAGCAGGGCCTGGGGAAGTAGCTAGGACCTCCATGCCGTGTCCAGCTGCACTGAAACAGCTGAGTTACTTCAGTCCAACAGGCTCCTCGTAGTGCACATCTTCACACTGGTGCTTCTGAGGCTTTAGTGACACCTGCACACTGGATCCCTGTATAGGTGCACTATGGATGTACCAAAATATCCTCCCTCTCACCTAAAGACTTGTACAACTGGGCAGTACAAAGCCACTCTCAGACTCGAACCTGCTGGTAGTTGTGTCCTTGTCAAACTCACTGTTAGCAAGGATTAAGCATGATTTGTGTGGTGCACTAACTTAGGACTTGCTCTCTTGGGTGCTATTAGATGACAGACAGGGAAGGAACCCAGCTCTACAAGGCATTTAAACACATGCTCAGATGAACAGAGTCCAACACCTGTGCTCAAGCACCACTCATGATCCATCAGAGAAGGCACTGACATCATACTTGTGCTTTGCTCCAAGATTCACCCCACATTACAAAGCTCCCCTCTTGCAAGGGAGACAAGATAGTTACTACACAACTTGTTTTCTAAACAAGCAAAAACCCACAGCTTTTCACCATTCTGTTAAATCTGTACAACATCAGTGTAGCTGACTTGCATTTTAGAAGAAATCTGTGAAAAATTTCAAGAAACTCTTAACAGCATCTGGAACACTTTCTAAACACACACAATGGGGAAGAATATCACACAAATCCACCTCCAATTCAAGCACTACAGATAATCACTTCACAGCAAGCTGAATAACTATCTGTAGTGAAAAGGTTTCAAATCCTTCTAAAAAATCAACAGAGAAAAACCAGGCTCAGCCAAACTGATATTCAAAAGGCTACCAATtttactagtaaaaaaaaaaaaaaaaagaaaaaaagggggtaTGTGTTTTAGTTTGTCAAATATCTAGTTACCTACTTTCCACAACTCTTAGTGGTCTTTCTCTTAGTACTAGAGAAACACTGTCTGTCAGGGAAGGGATGCAGAAACTGGTCAGGCATTTCTGGTTTGATTAAGAACATGTGGAACAAAAGCTGCAGACAGCAAGACCAAAGCAACAACAGCACAAGGGAACACAGTTATGCTGGCAGGAGAAAGCTTACCTATGATCACAACAGGCAGTGGCTTAAACCCACTTTTATTTTGGGGTCTAGTCAACAACGCATGCATCTTCCAGTCCGGAAGCATTTAGGTCCTGGAGTCTTCCTGTTAAAACAAGTAAGTTTTGTCAAAAAAACCAAataattcaaaaaaacccctgtgacTTTCTACAGCCCACAAACCTGGGTTGATTTAAAGTATTATCCTTGCACTGTAGACCATCACATTACACTTCCACACTCAGGACAGGCCTATTTATCTTTTTTGCCTCCTGCCACCAAAACTGAAGGATGATTCCCTGATTATACACCACAGAAAGGAGATAACCCTTATCTCCTCTTCTCTACATGAATTCCAGTCCCTCCAGAACAAGTGGCAGCTTTAGTAACCCTCTGACTACAGTAACTGAAGTACTGCAGTTTG
The Athene noctua chromosome 9, bAthNoc1.hap1.1, whole genome shotgun sequence DNA segment above includes these coding regions:
- the OSGIN1 gene encoding oxidative stress-induced growth inhibitor 1 isoform X2, whose product is MPWYGHDTLKRSSSPLPVVIIGNGPSGICLSYLLSGYTPYFKRDSLHPHPILQRKLEEAPDVSILDQDLEYLSEGLEGRSHSPVALLFDTLQRPDTDFGGTAESVLTWWHETYRAIPHLVLGRNAPGGAWHSIEGSMVTLSRGEWMGLPDLPFKDWLKQKRRGLRNNRATAKDIAQYYQHYVMKKGLQKNFRCGTVVTSVRKVSAESISNHGQKVLQENSDSLWNTNEMNTEVFQVDGFFKTVKGEKESFSIYAENVVLATGTYDSPTWLGVKGENLSYVHHQLSALEEAVKDNSIGIMSDPVLIVGAGLTAADAILFAHHCNIPVIHVFRRRVSDPGLIFNQLPKMMYPEYHKVHQMMKEQSADCAGPYECYISLPEHHVLSFGKDKKCIFQDKNGYQKVYKISMALVLTGSNPNLSFLPNNGIDLAMDSDQPVNPKRNPIDVDPFTYECTQEKGLYALGPLAGDNFVRFVQGGALAVASSLLKKANKNPP
- the OSGIN1 gene encoding oxidative stress-induced growth inhibitor 1 isoform X1, coding for MLPDWKMHALLTRPQNKSGFKPLPVVIIGNGPSGICLSYLLSGYTPYFKRDSLHPHPILQRKLEEAPDVSILDQDLEYLSEGLEGRSHSPVALLFDTLQRPDTDFGGTAESVLTWWHETYRAIPHLVLGRNAPGGAWHSIEGSMVTLSRGEWMGLPDLPFKDWLKQKRRGLRNNRATAKDIAQYYQHYVMKKGLQKNFRCGTVVTSVRKVSAESISNHGQKVLQENSDSLWNTNEMNTEVFQVDGFFKTVKGEKESFSIYAENVVLATGTYDSPTWLGVKGENLSYVHHQLSALEEAVKDNSIGIMSDPVLIVGAGLTAADAILFAHHCNIPVIHVFRRRVSDPGLIFNQLPKMMYPEYHKVHQMMKEQSADCAGPYECYISLPEHHVLSFGKDKKCIFQDKNGYQKVYKISMALVLTGSNPNLSFLPNNGIDLAMDSDQPVNPKRNPIDVDPFTYECTQEKGLYALGPLAGDNFVRFVQGGALAVASSLLKKANKNPP